One window of Marinobacterium aestuarii genomic DNA carries:
- a CDS encoding disulfide bond formation protein B has translation MIPKSATSGMSYRLSNFIGLSICAGALGFALLYLQQEQGLESCPLCTLTRFIFLCLTLLFGIGWILNPRPWLQRLLSGLNLLLLIAGLATSLKHAWINATATPDCTADTPPDALSALQSISQALADNCASGTDWSLLGLQVPHLSLLLFVVLLVLVWQQLRKKSRRSYFN, from the coding sequence GTGATTCCCAAGTCTGCCACCTCCGGCATGTCATATCGTCTGAGCAATTTTATCGGTTTAAGCATCTGCGCCGGTGCACTGGGGTTCGCCCTGCTCTACCTGCAGCAGGAACAGGGGCTGGAGTCCTGCCCGCTGTGCACCCTGACAAGATTCATTTTCCTCTGTCTGACGCTGCTGTTTGGCATTGGCTGGATACTGAACCCCAGGCCCTGGCTGCAGCGCCTGCTGTCGGGACTGAATCTGCTGCTGCTCATCGCAGGCCTGGCCACCAGCCTGAAACATGCCTGGATCAACGCCACCGCCACGCCGGACTGCACAGCAGACACGCCGCCTGATGCCCTTTCTGCACTGCAATCCATTAGCCAGGCCCTGGCTGATAACTGCGCCAGCGGCACGGACTGGAGCCTGCTCGGCCTGCAGGTACCGCACCTGTCACTCCTGCTCTTCGTCGTTCTGCTGGTACTGGTGTGGCAGCAACTGCGCAAGAAAAGCCGCCGCAGCTATTTTAACTGA
- a CDS encoding hydrogen peroxide-inducible genes activator gives MTHPPTFKQLKYLCAVAEQLHFGRAARACHVSQSSLSAGIAELEAHLGVVLLERNNKRVLLTEVGAAVVTRSHQILNAVDDLAALCEQAVPPLSGRMRLGVIPTIAPFLLPGLLNRLRAQHPQFQLYIREDLSQHLVDALHQGDLDLLLLAIPFPADAVQCMHLFYDGFVLACPSQHPLNRVEQLYTQDLAGQDLLLLEEGHCLRGHALAACHLTSATLSMPYQATSLNTLVQMVANGIGITLLPRMALDTPILAGTDVQTREFAETGVQRAIGLMWRRQAARADEFRLLGEFIQQYRVPAISPATP, from the coding sequence ATGACTCACCCGCCGACCTTCAAACAGCTCAAATACCTCTGCGCCGTGGCCGAGCAGTTGCACTTTGGTCGCGCCGCCCGTGCCTGCCATGTGTCTCAGTCCAGCCTGAGTGCCGGTATTGCCGAGCTGGAAGCGCACCTGGGCGTGGTGCTGCTGGAGCGCAACAACAAGCGCGTGCTGCTCACCGAGGTAGGCGCCGCGGTGGTGACCCGCAGCCATCAGATACTGAACGCCGTGGATGATCTGGCAGCCCTGTGCGAACAGGCGGTGCCGCCCCTGAGTGGCCGCATGCGCCTGGGGGTTATTCCCACCATCGCCCCCTTTCTGCTACCCGGCCTGCTCAATCGCCTGCGCGCCCAGCATCCACAGTTTCAGCTCTATATCCGTGAGGACCTGAGCCAGCATCTGGTGGATGCACTGCACCAGGGCGACCTGGATCTGTTGCTGCTGGCCATTCCCTTCCCGGCGGATGCGGTCCAGTGCATGCACCTGTTTTACGATGGCTTTGTACTGGCCTGCCCATCACAGCATCCGCTGAACCGGGTTGAGCAGCTGTACACCCAGGATCTGGCCGGACAGGATTTGCTGCTGCTGGAAGAAGGCCACTGCCTGCGCGGACACGCCCTCGCCGCCTGCCATCTCACCAGTGCAACCCTGTCGATGCCCTATCAGGCCACCAGCCTGAATACCCTGGTCCAGATGGTGGCAAACGGCATCGGTATTACCCTGCTGCCCCGCATGGCGCTGGACACACCTATCCTCGCCGGCACCGATGTGCAGACCCGTGAATTTGCAGAGACAGGCGTTCAACGCGCCATCGGCCTGATGTGGCGCCGCCAGGCCGCCCGGGCCGATGAATTTCGCCTGCTGGGTGAATTTATCCAGCAATACAGAGTCCCTGCTATCAGCCCCGCCACGCCCTGA
- a CDS encoding YdbL family protein: MNNTLKSLLSLIALTASLLATSAWALSLDDAKSQGLVGERSNGYLGIVVNNPSADVKTLVADINSKRKQAYQESASSAGVELQIIELRIGQRLQQKTGGGQYIQTEGGAWQRK; the protein is encoded by the coding sequence ATGAACAACACGCTTAAATCACTACTGTCACTGATTGCTCTCACCGCCAGTCTGCTGGCGACGTCCGCCTGGGCCCTGTCACTGGATGATGCCAAAAGTCAGGGGCTGGTCGGCGAGCGCAGCAACGGCTACCTGGGCATAGTCGTGAACAATCCGTCCGCAGACGTCAAGACGCTGGTGGCGGACATCAACAGCAAACGCAAGCAGGCCTACCAGGAAAGCGCCAGCAGCGCGGGGGTTGAACTGCAGATCATCGAACTGCGCATCGGCCAGCGTCTGCAGCAAAAAACCGGCGGCGGTCAGTATATCCAGACCGAGGGTGGCGCCTGGCAGCGCAAGTGA
- a CDS encoding DnaJ C-terminal domain-containing protein, translated as MEFKDYYKVLGVAADADKPTIKNAYRKLARKYHPDVSSESNAEAQFKDVAEAYEVLKDAQKRAEYDELRRYGRHGKTFEPPPDWQPSSGFGDSSHATFSGDFSDFFESIFGGAQQRQQPHRGTERDFERRGRDIELDLPVFLEDTLSEESMPVAFEVTGPGANGQQTRRKKHLNVKIPAGVGEGERIRLKGQGAPGTGGGPAGDLYLRIRLVPHPLFDVEGHNLVITVPLAPWEAALGAKIEVPTLTGRIHLSIPANSQTGQRLRAKGKGLVGRSHKGDLFAVLKVVMPPASNDKIRQQWQQLAESASFDPRAEWSKR; from the coding sequence ATGGAGTTTAAAGACTATTACAAGGTTCTCGGTGTCGCTGCCGACGCCGACAAGCCCACCATCAAGAACGCCTATCGAAAGCTGGCGCGCAAATATCACCCCGATGTCAGCAGCGAGTCCAACGCCGAAGCCCAGTTCAAGGACGTCGCAGAAGCCTACGAGGTCCTGAAGGATGCCCAGAAACGGGCAGAATATGACGAACTGAGACGCTATGGCCGCCATGGCAAGACATTCGAGCCTCCGCCGGACTGGCAACCATCAAGCGGATTCGGCGATAGCAGTCACGCCACCTTTTCTGGCGATTTCTCGGATTTTTTTGAATCCATATTTGGTGGCGCACAGCAACGGCAGCAGCCACATCGAGGAACAGAACGCGATTTTGAACGCCGAGGTCGTGATATCGAGCTCGACCTGCCCGTCTTTCTGGAAGACACCCTCTCGGAAGAATCCATGCCTGTCGCCTTCGAGGTGACCGGGCCCGGCGCCAATGGTCAGCAGACCCGGCGCAAAAAGCACCTGAACGTAAAAATTCCGGCCGGTGTCGGCGAGGGTGAGCGCATTCGCCTCAAGGGTCAGGGAGCTCCGGGGACGGGCGGAGGGCCCGCCGGTGACCTGTATCTGCGGATCCGTCTTGTGCCTCACCCGCTGTTCGATGTCGAGGGGCACAACCTGGTTATCACAGTACCGCTTGCCCCCTGGGAAGCCGCGCTGGGCGCCAAAATTGAGGTCCCTACCCTGACCGGCAGAATTCACCTGAGCATTCCCGCCAACAGCCAGACCGGTCAGCGTTTGCGCGCCAAGGGAAAAGGCCTTGTTGGCAGAAGCCACAAAGGCGATCTCTTCGCAGTGCTGAAAGTCGTGATGCCGCCCGCCAGCAATGACAAGATTCGCCAACAGTGGCAGCAACTGGCCGAATCGGCATCTTTTGACCCCAGAGCCGAATGGAGCAAGCGATGA
- a CDS encoding 2-hydroxyacid dehydrogenase yields the protein MNILFYGQGLANDDWLDAMRTTWPDSDIQLWSAQLDANWQADYALLWHPPRELFASQHNLKTIFNLGAGVDALLRLPGRPVEVPIIKLRNAGMDPWMFDYIHYGVLHFGRNFDHYRRQQQQRKWQPHASLAPNACCIGVLGLGALGQTVAQRFEQLGYRVQGWSRGPKSIEGVDSYSGLEHLGDFLGRCDVLVNLLPGTEQTYNLLDASRLAQLRQGAVLINAGRGTTLDPDALNSALESGHLRGALLDVFHTEPLPGDHPLWARSDVIITPHIAAPTLIDEALGQIAADIQSLQQGLFVPRVDSTLGY from the coding sequence ATGAATATTCTGTTTTACGGCCAGGGGCTTGCGAATGATGACTGGCTAGACGCGATGCGCACCACCTGGCCCGACAGCGACATTCAACTCTGGTCAGCGCAGCTGGACGCTAACTGGCAGGCTGACTACGCCCTGCTGTGGCACCCGCCGCGCGAGCTCTTCGCCAGCCAGCACAATCTGAAAACCATTTTCAACCTGGGCGCCGGCGTCGATGCCCTGCTACGCCTGCCGGGCCGCCCCGTCGAAGTACCCATAATCAAGCTGCGCAATGCCGGCATGGATCCCTGGATGTTCGACTATATCCACTACGGCGTGCTACATTTTGGGCGCAACTTCGACCACTACCGGCGCCAACAGCAGCAAAGGAAGTGGCAACCCCACGCCAGCCTGGCCCCCAACGCCTGCTGCATAGGCGTACTGGGACTGGGCGCCCTGGGCCAGACAGTGGCACAACGCTTTGAGCAGCTGGGCTATCGGGTGCAGGGCTGGAGCCGCGGTCCCAAGAGCATCGAGGGCGTCGATAGCTACTCCGGGCTGGAGCACCTGGGTGACTTTCTCGGGCGCTGTGATGTGCTGGTCAACCTGCTGCCAGGCACAGAGCAAACGTACAATCTGCTTGATGCCAGCCGCCTGGCGCAGTTACGCCAGGGAGCCGTACTCATTAACGCAGGACGTGGCACCACGCTAGACCCAGACGCGCTGAACAGTGCGCTGGAGAGCGGGCACCTGCGCGGCGCCCTGCTGGACGTGTTTCACACCGAGCCTCTGCCAGGCGATCACCCACTCTGGGCAAGATCCGATGTCATCATCACGCCCCATATAGCCGCACCGACCCTGATCGATGAGGCGCTGGGGCAGATCGCCGCTGATATACAATCGCTGCAGCAGGGCCTCTTCGTGCCCCGTGTCGATAGTACACTGGGGTATTAA
- a CDS encoding intermembrane phospholipid transport protein YdbH family protein has translation MRPALWLLTPLLLLALLYALLPRLASYSIERWLQARGIEQPRIELDYPGWNRLQIRSFRLSQQQNGQRITLDSGPVLIEYDPLDLIGQLHLNSLRISSLKLQLQTQPGTASDPAALDLRPLLPAAWLALAPADRLQVGQLDLSLLTEGQPSRGLRGNIDLHQGQLHSRMQLFENDSALGWLDLALDEDNRFELSLLQDNNPVYQARGELRQDAGQLEIQLRQSLELAEALRWLQQLPSPLLLGDQLSGQRLSDEMPAIQGRVEAQGLLRLPLAFESDHWLQQMTLEQNLAGALQLDLNRPELQRVQLPLDASLSLAAGTLSFSLAAGSRVDLSGLALPGFAPVQASAQLQTPLQWSRRLDDADTAPLQLPAFELLLQSPALQHARGTLKLSPARLDISQLDLQQYSAAGRLRIAEINWQMPGQPFPLAALDSRFELKDSVLSNRFTLDLADPALKLQGRASTRLSPFVSDIHWQASPLSLQQAERLWNRYYPPAPPELSVSAGVLHHNGSANISSRGLALRLEQHTDQLAARWGALELQGLNWQSSTELRHSGQLLHQGQVQVERLDTGFPLQAIALDYGYRQTPAQTPVLQLNSLTAQLLGGALALDSVAINPLSPTLSTELRLQQLQLAKVLELQQQEGLSGEGLLSGRLPLTFDASGFQVRDGLIASEGPGEIRFAPDAKVAALGQAHQGMAMALKALKNFQYEALSVKLQYDASGAALMNTRLQGRNPDWNNGRPVDFSINIEQNLLKLMQTLQFTDKLTESIEKRYR, from the coding sequence ATGCGCCCGGCCCTCTGGCTTCTAACACCCCTGCTGCTGCTCGCACTGCTGTACGCGCTGCTGCCCAGGCTCGCCAGCTACAGCATCGAGCGCTGGCTGCAGGCCCGTGGCATCGAGCAACCCCGTATCGAACTGGACTACCCGGGCTGGAACCGGCTGCAGATTCGCAGCTTCAGGCTCAGCCAGCAACAGAATGGCCAGCGTATCACCCTCGACTCGGGCCCCGTTCTGATCGAGTACGATCCGCTGGATCTGATCGGCCAGCTGCATCTGAACAGCCTGCGCATTTCCAGCCTCAAACTGCAGTTGCAAACACAGCCAGGCACCGCGTCTGACCCGGCCGCGCTGGATCTGCGCCCGTTACTGCCCGCGGCCTGGCTCGCACTGGCACCGGCTGACCGCCTCCAGGTTGGCCAGCTCGACCTCAGCCTGCTGACCGAGGGCCAACCCAGTCGCGGCCTGCGCGGCAACATCGACCTGCACCAGGGCCAACTGCACAGTCGCATGCAGCTATTTGAAAACGACAGCGCCCTGGGCTGGCTCGATCTGGCGCTGGATGAGGACAACCGCTTTGAACTGAGCCTGCTGCAGGATAACAATCCCGTTTACCAGGCCCGTGGCGAACTGCGCCAGGACGCTGGGCAACTGGAGATTCAGCTGCGGCAATCACTTGAGCTGGCCGAGGCCCTGCGCTGGCTGCAACAGCTGCCCAGCCCCCTGTTATTAGGCGATCAGCTCTCCGGCCAGCGCTTATCCGACGAGATGCCCGCCATCCAGGGCCGAGTTGAGGCCCAGGGCCTGCTGCGCCTGCCCCTCGCATTTGAAAGCGACCACTGGCTGCAGCAGATGACCCTGGAACAAAACCTGGCCGGCGCGTTGCAGCTTGATCTGAATCGGCCTGAGCTGCAGCGTGTGCAACTGCCACTGGATGCCAGCCTGAGCCTTGCGGCAGGTACCCTGAGTTTCAGCCTGGCCGCTGGCAGCCGGGTCGACCTCAGCGGCCTGGCCCTTCCCGGATTCGCGCCCGTGCAGGCCAGCGCGCAGCTACAGACCCCGCTGCAATGGTCCCGACGCCTGGACGATGCGGATACTGCGCCGCTGCAATTACCCGCCTTTGAGCTGCTGCTGCAAAGCCCCGCGCTGCAGCATGCCCGCGGCACCCTCAAGCTCAGCCCGGCCAGGCTCGATATCAGCCAGCTGGATCTGCAGCAGTACAGCGCCGCCGGTCGGCTGCGCATCGCCGAGATCAACTGGCAGATGCCGGGGCAGCCCTTCCCCTTGGCCGCACTGGACAGCCGCTTTGAACTCAAAGACTCGGTGCTCAGCAACCGTTTTACACTGGACCTGGCGGATCCTGCACTCAAGCTGCAGGGCCGCGCCAGCACCCGCCTGTCACCCTTTGTCAGCGATATCCACTGGCAGGCCAGCCCGCTGTCACTGCAACAGGCCGAGCGTCTGTGGAACCGCTATTATCCCCCGGCACCACCTGAACTCAGTGTCAGCGCAGGCGTGCTGCACCATAATGGCAGCGCCAATATCAGCAGCCGCGGCCTCGCACTGCGCCTGGAACAGCACACCGATCAACTCGCCGCACGCTGGGGCGCCCTTGAACTGCAGGGCCTCAACTGGCAGTCCAGTACCGAGCTGCGCCACAGCGGCCAGCTGCTCCACCAAGGACAGGTACAGGTCGAGCGCCTGGATACCGGCTTCCCGCTACAGGCCATTGCGCTGGACTATGGCTATCGGCAAACACCGGCACAGACACCCGTCCTGCAACTGAATAGCCTCACCGCACAACTGCTCGGCGGCGCCCTGGCGCTTGATTCAGTTGCGATAAATCCCCTGTCCCCCACACTGAGCACAGAACTGAGACTGCAACAGCTGCAACTGGCCAAGGTGCTCGAGCTGCAGCAGCAGGAAGGCCTCAGTGGCGAAGGCCTGTTGTCCGGTCGACTGCCGCTGACCTTTGATGCCAGCGGGTTTCAGGTACGGGATGGCCTGATTGCCAGCGAAGGCCCGGGCGAGATTCGCTTTGCACCCGATGCCAAGGTGGCCGCCTTGGGCCAGGCTCACCAGGGCATGGCCATGGCGCTAAAGGCGCTGAAAAACTTTCAGTACGAGGCGTTGTCGGTCAAGCTGCAATACGACGCCAGCGGCGCTGCCCTGATGAATACACGGCTGCAGGGCAGAAACCCGGACTGGAATAATGGCAGACCGGTCGATTTCAGCATCAATATCGAGCAGAACCTGCTTAAACTGATGCAGACGCTGCAATTTACGGACAAATTGACGGAATCGATCGAGAAGCGTTACCGTTGA
- a CDS encoding lipid A deacylase LpxR family protein — MRMKALLAGLLPLLLPWPALATEDEPWTYNFYLENDLFAQTDQNYTNGIRFSAVSPDIDNFLYDPRLPDWVLTVNDWFEPFYPVPESRIDAVRRNIVLTLGQQIFTPEDSVRTTLDLNDRPYAAWLYGGVGYHAKTRNKLNSVELNLGFVGPVALGQQAQDFIHDLRGFDKFQGWDNQIKNEPGLQLVYEHKERSQTESRPSGLGIDFIWHGGASLGNVTTYANAGAELRAGWHLPDDFGTSALRPGGDNSAPGRRDPRYYGSWGLHGFISVDGRWVLQDIFLDGNSWRNSHSVSKEPLVGEAAIGVSALFERWKLSFARVHRSREFEGQSSGHSYGSLSASYNY; from the coding sequence ATGCGAATGAAAGCCTTACTCGCAGGCCTGTTGCCATTACTGCTGCCATGGCCAGCACTGGCCACAGAAGATGAGCCCTGGACCTACAACTTCTATCTGGAAAACGATCTGTTCGCTCAAACCGATCAGAACTACACCAACGGTATCCGCTTTTCCGCCGTGTCCCCGGATATAGACAACTTTCTCTACGATCCACGCCTGCCCGACTGGGTGCTCACGGTAAACGACTGGTTCGAGCCCTTCTACCCGGTGCCCGAATCGCGCATCGACGCCGTCAGACGCAACATAGTACTGACGCTGGGGCAGCAGATTTTCACCCCAGAGGATAGTGTTCGTACCACCCTCGACCTCAACGATCGCCCCTATGCGGCCTGGCTGTACGGCGGCGTGGGCTATCACGCCAAAACTCGCAACAAGCTGAACTCGGTGGAGCTCAACCTGGGCTTCGTCGGTCCCGTGGCGCTGGGCCAGCAAGCGCAGGACTTTATCCACGACCTGCGCGGCTTCGACAAATTCCAGGGCTGGGACAACCAGATCAAAAATGAGCCCGGCCTGCAGCTGGTCTATGAACACAAGGAACGCAGCCAGACCGAAAGTCGCCCCTCGGGCCTGGGCATCGATTTCATCTGGCACGGCGGCGCCAGCCTTGGCAACGTCACCACTTATGCCAACGCGGGCGCAGAATTGCGCGCAGGCTGGCACCTGCCCGATGACTTTGGCACCTCGGCCCTGCGCCCTGGTGGCGACAACAGTGCACCGGGGCGCCGCGACCCTCGCTACTACGGTAGCTGGGGCCTGCACGGCTTTATTTCCGTCGATGGCCGCTGGGTACTGCAGGATATTTTTCTGGATGGAAACAGCTGGCGCAACAGCCACTCGGTCAGCAAGGAGCCACTGGTGGGCGAAGCCGCCATCGGCGTCTCCGCCCTTTTCGAGCGCTGGAAACTGTCCTTTGCGCGGGTACACCGCAGTCGCGAATTCGAGGGCCAATCCAGCGGCCACAGTTACGGATCCTTGTCAGCGTCCTATAACTACTGA